One genomic region from Methanomassiliicoccales archaeon encodes:
- a CDS encoding tyrosine-type recombinase/integrase, which produces MGSRDDALDEEQYEQLLGAADPNRPEELLILLLAGDLGMREGEIAHMQRSWLNFQKGHIIIPSSDREGWTPKTKWGARTIPALKMSRKAWDAVRAYFTAYERLGIHRITVYRIVQRVAERSGLEARVYPHSLRATAATRLAYKVKNPQVLCDLFGWGQLKIAQYYIRRAGGLAEEELERVLGP; this is translated from the coding sequence ATGGGATCCCGAGACGACGCCCTCGACGAAGAGCAATACGAGCAGCTGCTCGGTGCTGCCGACCCGAACCGCCCGGAGGAGCTCCTGATCCTGCTGCTCGCCGGCGACCTGGGCATGAGGGAGGGGGAGATCGCGCATATGCAGAGGTCCTGGCTCAACTTCCAGAAGGGGCACATCATCATCCCCTCGAGCGACAGGGAGGGATGGACCCCGAAGACCAAATGGGGGGCGAGGACCATCCCTGCGCTGAAGATGTCCCGGAAGGCGTGGGATGCTGTCAGAGCCTACTTCACCGCTTACGAGCGGCTCGGAATCCACCGGATCACCGTCTACCGGATCGTGCAGCGCGTGGCCGAAAGGTCCGGGCTCGAGGCCCGCGTCTATCCGCACTCGCTCCGGGCGACGGCAGCCACGAGGCTGGCGTACAAGGTCAAGAACCCCCAGGTCCTCTGCGACCTCTTCGGCTGGGGTCAGCTGAAAATCGCACAGTATTACATCCGGAGGGCGGGTGGGCTAGCCGAAGAGGAACTCGAGCGGGTGCTCGGACCGTAA
- a CDS encoding thioredoxin family protein — MMSPKDEARWPEHPLDLSEDELDIFVKRYDLAVVECWVPWSEHCKRMHGIVENLSKDMQGKVAFGKVDARLHHHVPVRFGVKATPTFLLFNHGRLVGRVLGEMSKEELAETIDRNIQG; from the coding sequence ATGATGAGCCCCAAGGACGAAGCGCGCTGGCCAGAACATCCATTGGACCTGAGCGAGGATGAGTTGGACATCTTCGTAAAGAGATACGATCTAGCGGTGGTGGAGTGCTGGGTCCCTTGGTCCGAGCACTGCAAAAGGATGCACGGGATCGTTGAGAATCTTTCGAAAGATATGCAGGGCAAAGTGGCATTCGGGAAGGTCGACGCTCGGCTCCACCACCACGTACCGGTGAGATTCGGCGTCAAGGCAACGCCGACGTTCCTATTGTTCAACCATGGCCGCCTGGTCGGTCGGGTCTTGGGGGAGATGTCGAAAGAGGAGCTTGCGGAGACCATCGACCGCAACATCCAGGGCTGA
- a CDS encoding MEDS domain-containing protein, translating to MSRTKKWTSDVKRGDHVIQVCHSKADKLSAVQDVAACVREKEKVLLFTDSEKMRSSLIKRSSVGAQGTGDPIQTVRAGRTLCPKEKFDPAFALDVLKARLDDAVGDGYRSIIAVFDMSWLAKRPEDFNAYMHVEMSINLLRFHTPVTILCQYEGSLFSSEQLDMVSSLHALSLTDGMVQRSFWLIPRHMDLAGTVLQKDEAAGREHF from the coding sequence GTGAGCAGGACGAAGAAATGGACGAGCGATGTCAAGCGCGGCGACCATGTGATTCAGGTATGCCACTCCAAAGCCGACAAGCTATCGGCCGTGCAGGACGTCGCAGCATGCGTCCGCGAGAAGGAGAAGGTGCTCTTGTTCACCGACTCTGAGAAGATGCGCTCAAGCCTGATCAAGAGGTCGTCTGTAGGGGCTCAGGGTACTGGAGACCCTATCCAGACCGTTCGAGCTGGTCGGACCTTGTGCCCGAAGGAGAAGTTCGATCCGGCGTTCGCATTGGATGTGCTGAAAGCTCGCCTGGACGACGCCGTGGGCGATGGCTATCGAAGCATTATCGCCGTGTTTGACATGTCCTGGCTGGCGAAGAGGCCTGAAGATTTCAACGCATACATGCATGTGGAGATGTCCATCAACCTGTTGAGATTCCATACCCCTGTCACCATCCTCTGCCAGTATGAGGGGTCATTGTTCTCATCGGAGCAGCTTGATATGGTCAGCTCGCTCCACGCCCTCAGCCTGACTGACGGAATGGTCCAACGCAGCTTCTGGCTCATCCCCAGGCATATGGATCTGGCGGGGACCGTCCTTCAGAAGGATGAGGCCGCCGGCAGGGAACATTTCTAG
- a CDS encoding SPFH domain-containing protein: MADFDVTIIALLILAVIAALVIMANGIRIVRPYEQAVYMRLGRFVRILDQGFNYVTPLISEVVKLDLRTVVLDVPRQEVITKDNSPTNVDAIIYIKVIDPSKAYFQVQNYRAATVYLAQTTLRSIIGDMELDEILSNREKINVHLRDVLDEATDKWGVKVEAVEIREVDPAPKVKQAMEEQTSAERMRRAAILQADGSKKAAILNAEGEKRARILQAEGLRQAKILEAEGERLAIILNSQGEAQKLRILSVGASTLDAKALTVLSLDTMKSIGNGASTKWILPFEVTKLMDGVSEYLGAGRQVPEREISKVEEVERVVGKAEDILGPIPRPEELRQDLKYLEEAMEKEKEEMERIADISKMGRPGKGEAAKGQ, encoded by the coding sequence ATGGCGGACTTCGACGTGACCATAATCGCCCTGCTGATCCTGGCGGTCATCGCCGCTTTGGTCATCATGGCCAATGGAATACGCATTGTGAGGCCGTACGAGCAGGCAGTGTACATGCGCCTTGGCCGCTTCGTGCGGATTCTGGACCAGGGTTTCAACTATGTGACCCCACTCATCAGCGAGGTGGTCAAGCTCGACCTGAGGACGGTGGTGCTGGATGTGCCCCGTCAGGAGGTCATCACTAAGGACAACTCGCCAACGAACGTGGACGCTATCATCTATATCAAGGTCATAGATCCCAGCAAGGCGTATTTTCAGGTGCAGAACTACCGCGCTGCCACCGTGTATCTGGCCCAGACCACGCTCCGTTCCATCATCGGTGATATGGAGCTGGACGAGATCCTCTCCAATCGGGAGAAGATCAATGTCCACCTGCGCGACGTTCTGGACGAAGCCACCGACAAATGGGGCGTGAAGGTTGAGGCCGTCGAGATCAGAGAGGTGGATCCTGCCCCCAAGGTCAAACAGGCCATGGAGGAACAGACCTCGGCGGAAAGGATGAGGCGAGCGGCCATATTGCAGGCGGACGGTTCGAAGAAGGCAGCCATCTTGAATGCGGAAGGCGAGAAGCGCGCTCGGATACTGCAGGCCGAAGGCCTGAGACAGGCCAAGATCCTGGAGGCCGAGGGCGAGAGGTTGGCCATCATCCTCAATTCTCAGGGTGAAGCCCAGAAGCTCCGAATACTCTCGGTCGGGGCAAGCACGCTCGACGCAAAAGCGCTCACGGTCCTTTCTCTGGATACGATGAAATCCATTGGAAACGGAGCATCTACCAAGTGGATCCTGCCCTTCGAGGTCACGAAGCTAATGGACGGGGTGTCTGAGTATCTAGGTGCTGGAAGGCAGGTCCCTGAAAGGGAGATCTCGAAAGTGGAGGAGGTGGAGCGGGTCGTAGGCAAGGCCGAGGACATACTCGGCCCCATCCCCCGTCCGGAGGAGCTACGCCAGGATCTTAAGTATTTGGAAGAGGCCATGGAAAAAGAGAAAGAGGAGATGGAGCGGATCGCCGACATCTCCAAGATGGGCCGACCGGGGAAGGGCGAAGCGGCCAAGGGCCAGTAG
- a CDS encoding NfeD family protein translates to MMTELATELSLAFIVIGVLMLLAEAGAPGNFLLVPATVLLFLGALGMIFPDFLMSWWAPLAAVIILFPMTYLTIKFYQKLAPPAPPETRVATSLVGMKGVVTYEVSPDNLKGKVRIEHDTWSATANCVISEGTQVVVKGSEGVHVVVEEVRGGGNPSC, encoded by the coding sequence ATGATGACCGAACTGGCCACGGAGCTTTCACTCGCTTTCATAGTGATAGGGGTGCTCATGCTGCTCGCCGAGGCGGGGGCACCGGGCAACTTCCTTCTCGTCCCAGCAACGGTGCTGCTATTCCTAGGCGCGCTTGGCATGATCTTTCCTGACTTCCTCATGTCCTGGTGGGCCCCACTGGCAGCGGTGATCATTTTGTTCCCAATGACATATCTCACGATCAAGTTCTATCAGAAGCTCGCTCCCCCGGCTCCGCCGGAAACGCGGGTGGCCACGTCCCTTGTTGGCATGAAAGGCGTCGTCACTTACGAGGTGAGCCCGGATAACCTCAAGGGCAAGGTGCGCATCGAGCACGACACCTGGAGCGCCACCGCGAACTGCGTGATCTCGGAAGGCACGCAGGTAGTGGTGAAGGGGAGCGAGGGAGTGCACGTGGTGGTGGAGGAGGTGCGCGGGGGCGGCAATCCCTCGTGCTAG
- a CDS encoding SLC13 family permease — translation MQSVMLLALVVFVATYVLISIRRFRWFNIERPTVAMLGAALMILLGVVTPEQALGAIDLNILALLLGMMLLVASLELCGFFSWVSLRIISISKNQFQFLILIMVSTAVLSALILNDTVVLLFTPIVIRSCRLIKANPIPFLVAEAISANIGSVATEVGNPQNAYIATQSGIPFVEFSLKLIPVTAICLIVAIVLIWFAFRRDLMTKTDVPAGPHPNGRWTILRNEISTPIDCDAASSQVEFKGMDRTVYLVLAAVVLVFLGFVISPQIHIPLSLVAFMGGAMVLFALPLVNRKVTAKKILGGVDWTLLLFFVGLFVVLKGVDVSGLMSEMVKAFELTGAGLTSIAGLSSFCAILSNLISNVPAVMLLSPLVAGQGSDTLWLALATSSTLAGNATILGAAANVIVAETGERMGVEISFRQFVKAGLPITLVTLFISVLLLQLWS, via the coding sequence ATGCAGTCGGTCATGCTCTTAGCCCTGGTCGTGTTCGTGGCCACCTATGTGCTCATCTCCATCCGGCGTTTCAGGTGGTTCAACATCGAACGACCGACGGTGGCCATGCTGGGAGCGGCATTGATGATCCTCCTGGGCGTCGTGACCCCCGAGCAGGCCTTGGGAGCGATCGACCTGAACATCCTGGCGCTCCTCCTGGGCATGATGTTGCTGGTGGCCTCCCTGGAGCTGTGCGGCTTCTTCTCCTGGGTGTCCTTGCGCATCATCAGCATCTCCAAGAACCAATTCCAGTTCCTCATTCTGATCATGGTCTCCACCGCCGTTCTCTCGGCCCTCATCCTCAATGACACGGTGGTGCTCCTCTTCACCCCCATCGTCATCCGGTCGTGCCGGCTGATCAAAGCGAATCCGATTCCGTTCCTGGTGGCCGAGGCAATATCGGCCAACATCGGCAGCGTGGCCACCGAGGTGGGAAACCCGCAGAACGCCTACATCGCCACCCAATCGGGCATTCCCTTCGTGGAGTTCTCTCTGAAACTCATCCCCGTCACCGCCATCTGCCTCATCGTCGCCATCGTCCTCATCTGGTTCGCCTTCCGCCGGGACCTGATGACCAAGACCGATGTGCCCGCGGGACCTCACCCCAATGGCCGCTGGACCATTCTGCGCAATGAGATCAGCACACCCATCGACTGCGATGCTGCAAGCAGCCAGGTGGAGTTCAAGGGCATGGATCGAACGGTCTACCTGGTCCTAGCGGCGGTGGTGCTGGTGTTCCTGGGATTCGTGATCTCGCCCCAGATCCACATCCCCCTCTCGCTGGTGGCCTTCATGGGCGGTGCGATGGTACTCTTCGCCCTGCCCCTCGTGAACCGAAAGGTGACGGCCAAGAAGATATTGGGCGGAGTGGATTGGACCCTCCTCTTATTCTTCGTCGGGCTGTTCGTGGTGCTCAAGGGCGTGGACGTCTCCGGCTTGATGTCGGAGATGGTGAAGGCCTTCGAGCTCACGGGGGCGGGCCTGACGAGTATCGCTGGGCTGAGTTCCTTCTGCGCCATACTCTCCAACCTTATCAGCAACGTGCCCGCGGTCATGCTGCTCTCCCCTCTGGTGGCGGGCCAAGGCAGTGATACCCTGTGGCTGGCCCTGGCCACCAGTAGCACCCTCGCGGGAAACGCGACCATCCTTGGAGCGGCGGCGAACGTCATCGTGGCGGAGACCGGGGAGAGAATGGGCGTGGAAATATCCTTCCGCCAGTTCGTGAAAGCCGGGCTGCCGATCACCTTGGTCACGCTTTTCATCTCCGTCCTTCTGCTGCAGCTATGGTCCTAA